A single window of Rhodamnia argentea isolate NSW1041297 chromosome 5, ASM2092103v1, whole genome shotgun sequence DNA harbors:
- the LOC115753044 gene encoding thioredoxin-like protein Clot, with translation MPLKVLDATVSSFDTVFDKFRSEAPTHSTNLILFLADTDPSTSLSWCPDCVRAEPVIFKKLEGPSDNVALLRAYVGDRPTWRNPLHPWRVDPRFKLTGVPTLMLWEDDVVKGRLEDHEAHVERKIDGLVAGK, from the exons atgccgcTGAAGGTGTTGGATGCGACGGTGTCGAGCTTCGACACGGTGTTTGACAAGTTCAGATCGGAAGCCCCCACCCACAGCACcaacctcatcctcttcttgGCTGACACGGACCCTTCCACTTCTCTCAGCTGGTGCCCTG ATTGTGTGAGAGCTGAACCTGTGATCTTCAAAAAACTGGAAGGACCATCGGATAATGTAGCACTTCTGCGAGCTTATGTTGGAGACAGACCTACTTGGAGGAATCCCCTACACCCGTGGAGGGTAGACCCCAGGTTCAAGCTTACTGGAGTTCCGACGCTGATGCTGTGGGAGGATGATGTGGTCAAAGGTCGACTTGAAGACCACGAAGCTCACGTCGAGCGCAAAATAGATGGCCTTGTTGCTGGGAAATGA
- the LOC115753041 gene encoding 60S ribosomal protein L6-like — protein sequence MAPKQKQKQSRNPELIRGIGKFSRSKMYHKRGLWAIKAKNGGVFPRHNPIAKPSPPAAKHPKFYPADDVKKPLLNKRNPRPTKLRASITPGTVLIILAGRFKGKRVVFLNQLSSGLLLITGPFKINGVPLRRVNQSYVIATSTKVDVSGVNVEKFDDKYFAKKVEKKKNKGEGEFFEADKEEKNVLPQEKKDDQKSVDTALIKSIEGVPDLKTYLAARFSLKAGMQPHELVF from the exons ATGGCGccgaagcagaagcagaagcagagcaGGAATCCGGAGCTGATCCGGGGAATTGGCAAGTTCTCAAGATCGAAGATGTACCACAAGAGGGGTCTGTGGGCCATCAAGGCCAAGAACGGCGGCGTCTTCCCCCGCCACAATCCCATCGCTAAACCATCTCCTCCCGCCGCCAAACACCCCAAGTTCTACCCTGCCGATGACGTTAAGAAACCTCTCCTGAACAAGCGCAACCCCAGACCTACCAAGCTGAG GGCAAGCATCACCCCCGGAACTGTACTGATTATACTTGCCGGGAGATTCAAGGGAAAGAGGGTTGTGTTTCTGAATCAGCTCTCCTCTGGATTGCTCTTGATTACTG GGCCATTCAAGATCAATGGCGTGCCCCTAAGACGAGTGAATCAGTCTTATGTCATTGCAACCTCCACAAAGGTTGATGTGTCTGGAGTTAATGTTGAGAAATTTGATGACAAATACTTTGCAAAGAAagttgagaagaagaaaaataaaggggAAGGCGAGTTCTTCGAGGCAGATAAAGAG GAGAAGAATGTCCTTCCGCAAGAGAAGAAAGATGATCAGAAATCGGTGGACACGGCATTGATAAAATCAATTGAGGGTGTGCCGGATTTGAAGACATATTTAGCTGCGAGGTTCTCCTTGAAGGCGGGCATGCAGCCGCACGAGCTGGTTTTCTAG